In Pseudomonas sp. R76, one genomic interval encodes:
- a CDS encoding branched-chain amino acid ABC transporter permease: MSIPVAQVTAPLVLIQRRVPWGLIGLLALAFIVVPLWGNDYWLNAILIPFLVLSLAGLGLNLLTGYTGQTSVGAAGFMAVGAFATYGFLLRLPELGLPVALLGGGVISALVGLLFGLPSSRIKGFYLMVTTLAAQFFLEWLFVKFPWFYNYGSSGTISAPKLALFGHDLNTPVGRYLLTLITVLLLTWTAVNLVRSQVGRNWMAIRDMDTAAAVVGIPVVRYKRLAFAVSSFYLGIAGALWAFAYLGTASASSFDINRSFQILFIIIIGGMGSIAGNFVGAAFISLLPIFLSHAGQALFGGSVDAGQLQNLQKIIFGVLIIVFLIKEPEGLIRLLHTLRDRLRQWPLRF; encoded by the coding sequence ATGTCGATTCCCGTTGCTCAAGTAACCGCGCCACTGGTGTTGATCCAGCGGCGCGTGCCCTGGGGCCTGATTGGCCTGTTGGCGCTGGCCTTTATCGTGGTGCCGCTGTGGGGCAATGACTATTGGCTCAACGCGATCCTGATTCCGTTCCTGGTGCTGTCCCTGGCCGGGCTGGGCTTGAACCTGCTGACCGGCTACACCGGGCAAACCTCGGTGGGCGCGGCGGGCTTCATGGCCGTCGGTGCGTTCGCCACCTATGGGTTTTTATTGCGCCTGCCGGAGCTGGGCTTGCCGGTGGCGCTGCTCGGCGGCGGCGTGATCAGCGCGTTGGTGGGGCTGCTGTTCGGCTTGCCCAGCTCGCGAATCAAGGGTTTCTATTTGATGGTCACCACGCTGGCCGCACAGTTTTTCCTGGAATGGCTGTTCGTCAAATTCCCCTGGTTCTACAACTACGGCTCCTCGGGCACCATTTCTGCGCCGAAACTGGCGCTGTTCGGCCATGACCTCAACACCCCGGTTGGCCGCTATCTGCTGACCTTGATTACGGTGCTGCTGTTGACCTGGACCGCCGTCAACCTGGTGCGCAGCCAGGTCGGCCGCAACTGGATGGCGATCCGCGACATGGACACCGCCGCCGCCGTGGTCGGCATTCCGGTGGTGCGCTACAAGCGCCTGGCGTTCGCGGTCAGCTCGTTCTACTTAGGCATCGCCGGCGCGCTGTGGGCCTTCGCCTACCTGGGCACGGCCAGCGCCAGCAGCTTCGATATCAACCGCTCGTTCCAGATCCTGTTCATCATCATTATCGGCGGCATGGGCAGCATTGCCGGCAACTTTGTCGGCGCGGCGTTTATCAGCCTGCTGCCGATTTTCCTCAGCCATGCCGGGCAGGCGTTGTTCGGCGGTTCGGTGGATGCGGGGCAGTTGCAGAACCTGCAGAAAATCATCTTTGGTGTGTTGATCATCGTGTTCCTGATCAAGGAACCCGAGGGCTTGATTCGCCTGTTGCACACCCTTCGCGATCGGCTGCGTCAGTGGCCTCTACGTTTCTGA
- a CDS encoding efflux RND transporter periplasmic adaptor subunit, which translates to MTTNKKYLLGALLVVLLAGTGIALRSPATGQATATTQWLVVKPDPLVHQIGLVGRIEPDTTLILTAPFDGNVLANLVEQGQRVEAGQVLLRMDPSTLEVQLRDALSILLKARRAVQEMQDWNSSPTVSRARRSLRTAEMTAGNTQRKLTESENLFKRGIIPRNELDDLKQQAQQQQLDLASARSELQQALDQGQGEYRQIADMELTNATVKYDALHTLLEGKEVKAPFSGIVVPAPGSNSSPQGAGNTNAPVQAGSKVSQGQVLFGLANIERLKIVAKVSELDINQLHQGQAVEVMGDGFDGERLTGSVSVVSGLAIASDSQGSAQFPVTLSIPKLTPQQLQRVRLGMSARLTIVTYNNEQAIVVPSQAIQADKTVEYREAMDKPVERVKVTTGQSTAQGVEVFGLKPGFVKIGG; encoded by the coding sequence ATGACTACTAACAAAAAATACCTGCTGGGAGCCTTGCTCGTCGTGCTGTTGGCGGGCACCGGCATTGCCCTGCGCAGCCCGGCGACCGGCCAGGCCACCGCGACCACGCAATGGCTGGTCGTCAAGCCTGACCCGCTGGTGCACCAGATCGGCTTGGTGGGCAGGATCGAACCCGACACCACCCTCATCCTCACGGCGCCGTTCGACGGCAACGTGCTGGCCAATCTGGTGGAGCAAGGTCAGCGCGTCGAGGCTGGCCAGGTGCTGCTGCGCATGGACCCGTCCACCCTCGAAGTGCAACTGCGCGACGCACTGTCCATCCTGCTCAAGGCCCGTCGCGCCGTGCAGGAGATGCAGGACTGGAACAGCAGCCCCACCGTCAGCCGCGCGCGCCGCAGCCTGCGCACCGCCGAAATGACCGCCGGCAACACCCAGCGCAAACTCACCGAGAGCGAAAACCTGTTCAAGCGCGGCATCATCCCGCGCAATGAACTGGACGATCTCAAGCAACAGGCCCAGCAACAGCAACTCGACCTCGCCTCCGCCCGCAGCGAACTGCAGCAAGCGCTGGATCAAGGCCAGGGCGAATACCGGCAGATCGCCGATATGGAACTGACCAACGCCACGGTGAAATACGACGCCCTGCACACGCTGCTGGAGGGCAAGGAGGTCAAGGCGCCGTTCTCGGGCATAGTAGTGCCCGCACCCGGCAGCAACAGCTCGCCCCAAGGTGCCGGCAACACCAATGCACCGGTGCAGGCCGGCAGCAAAGTCAGCCAGGGCCAGGTGCTGTTTGGCCTGGCGAACATCGAGCGATTGAAAATCGTCGCCAAAGTGTCGGAGTTGGACATCAACCAGTTGCACCAGGGCCAGGCGGTGGAAGTAATGGGCGATGGCTTCGACGGTGAACGGCTGACCGGGTCCGTGAGCGTGGTCAGTGGCTTGGCGATAGCCAGCGACAGCCAGGGCAGCGCGCAATTTCCGGTGACCTTGTCGATACCCAAGCTGACGCCGCAGCAATTGCAGCGGGTGCGGCTGGGGATGAGTGCACGGTTGACCATTGTCACGTACAACAATGAGCAGGCGATTGTGGTGCCGAGCCAGGCGATCCAGGCGGACAAAACAGTCGAATACCGCGAGGCGATGGATAAGCCAGTGGAACGGGTGAAAGTCACCACCGGGCAGTCGACCGCGCAGGGGGTGGAAGTGTTTGGCCTGAAGCCGGGCTTCGTGAAGATTGGCGGTTGA
- a CDS encoding ABC transporter ATP-binding protein, which produces MSQAAAETAQPSLLTVNDIEVIYDGAILAVAGVSLNVPKGAIVALLGANGAGKSTTLKAISGLVRAERAEVSRGVITYAGRDVAGIDPSQRVRQGMVHVLEGRHVFGQLTVEDNLRSGGFVRRLSRKAMEHDLERIYAWFPRLKTKRHTRAGLTSGGEQQMVAIGRALMTRPTLVLLDEPSMGLAPMIVQEIFEIIAQLNREQQVSFLIAEQNINVALNYASQGYVLDTGRVVLSGSAAELLARGDLHDIYLGKQ; this is translated from the coding sequence ATGAGCCAAGCCGCCGCTGAAACTGCACAGCCGTCGCTGCTGACGGTCAACGACATCGAAGTGATCTACGACGGCGCGATCCTGGCGGTGGCCGGGGTGTCCTTGAATGTGCCCAAGGGCGCCATCGTCGCCTTGCTCGGCGCCAATGGCGCGGGCAAAAGCACCACGCTCAAGGCGATCTCGGGGTTGGTGCGTGCCGAGCGGGCCGAGGTCAGCCGGGGTGTGATCACCTATGCCGGGCGCGATGTGGCCGGCATCGACCCCAGCCAGCGCGTGCGCCAGGGCATGGTTCATGTGCTGGAAGGTCGGCATGTGTTCGGCCAACTGACGGTGGAAGACAACCTGCGCAGCGGCGGCTTTGTGCGACGCCTCAGCCGCAAGGCCATGGAGCACGACCTGGAACGCATCTACGCCTGGTTCCCACGGCTCAAGACCAAGCGCCACACCCGCGCGGGGCTGACGTCGGGCGGCGAGCAGCAAATGGTCGCCATTGGCCGGGCGCTGATGACTCGCCCGACCTTGGTGCTGCTCGACGAGCCGTCGATGGGGTTGGCGCCGATGATTGTGCAGGAGATTTTCGAGATCATCGCGCAGCTCAACCGTGAGCAGCAGGTGAGCTTTTTGATCGCCGAACAGAACATCAACGTCGCGCTCAACTATGCGTCCCAGGGCTACGTGCTGGATACTGGGCGGGTAGTGTTGAGCGGCAGCGCGGCCGAGCTGCTCGCGCGTGGCGATTTGCATGATATTTATCTGGGTAAACAGTAA
- a CDS encoding branched-chain amino acid ABC transporter permease: MTFFFETLLGGLLAGTLYSLVAIGFVLIYKASGVFNFAQGSMLLFAALTFVSLHDQGVPFALALLLTVIVMIIGALLIERLVLRPLVNRSQITLFMATLGLSFIIEGLAQGLMGSQVRALDLGIDDVPLFVGPLMVSQFDLIAAAAAVVLVSVLALLFNKTRIGVSLRAVADDTTAALSIGINLNRIWQIVWAVAGLVGLVAGLLWGARQGVQFSLSLVVLKALPVLIVGGFTSIGGAIVGGLIVGAAENLAEVYIGPLIGGGITPWFAYVLALAFLYIRPAGLFGERAIERV, from the coding sequence ATGACCTTCTTTTTCGAAACCCTGCTCGGCGGCCTGCTCGCCGGCACCCTGTACTCGCTGGTCGCCATCGGCTTCGTGCTGATCTACAAGGCCAGCGGTGTGTTCAATTTCGCCCAGGGTTCGATGTTGCTGTTTGCCGCCCTGACCTTCGTCAGCCTGCATGATCAGGGCGTGCCGTTTGCCCTGGCGCTGCTGCTGACGGTGATCGTGATGATCATCGGCGCCTTGCTGATCGAGCGGCTGGTGTTGCGCCCGTTGGTGAACCGCTCGCAGATCACCCTGTTCATGGCCACCTTGGGCCTGTCGTTCATTATCGAAGGCCTGGCCCAAGGCTTGATGGGCTCGCAGGTGCGCGCGCTGGATCTGGGTATCGACGACGTGCCGCTGTTTGTCGGGCCGCTGATGGTCAGCCAGTTCGACCTGATCGCCGCTGCCGCTGCGGTGGTGCTGGTGAGCGTGCTGGCGCTGCTGTTCAACAAGACCCGCATTGGCGTGTCGCTGCGCGCGGTGGCGGATGACACCACGGCGGCGCTGTCCATCGGCATCAACCTCAACCGTATCTGGCAGATCGTCTGGGCCGTGGCCGGGTTGGTCGGGCTGGTGGCGGGGCTGTTGTGGGGCGCGCGCCAGGGCGTGCAGTTTTCGCTGTCGCTGGTGGTGCTCAAGGCCTTGCCGGTATTGATCGTCGGCGGCTTTACCTCGATTGGCGGGGCGATTGTCGGCGGGTTGATTGTCGGTGCGGCGGAGAACCTCGCCGAGGTGTATATCGGCCCGCTGATCGGCGGCGGCATCACGCCGTGGTTTGCTTACGTATTGGCCCTGGCCTTCCTGTATATCCGCCCCGCCGGCCTGTTCGGCGAGCGCGCCATTGAGCGAGTCTGA
- a CDS encoding ABC transporter substrate-binding protein: MRASLKRSLVGAAFALAALAGAVPQASASPDQQFIPLATYRVGAYASSGVQVWAGMIDYLRYINEVEGGINGVKLVWQECETEWTAEKGIECYERFKNGLDGAPVAVYQPNGAPAAYALSERAEVDKIPLITLGYGRTEATDGTVFPYNFPVMLTFYSEASTLVNYIAQREGGFDKLKGKKIATVYHDSAYGRETLGPLKLLAEKYGFENIQIPVADPGNEQSAQWRQVRQANPDWVFLRTWGVSTPVAVKTAARFGFPVDHIIGDIWASSSEDVLPAGAAAKGYLALTPYPAGADFEIHKRLKQYILDKGHSDLKDLKNFGSVYYNSGLVNAAVAVEAIRTGQAKFGKRPLNGEEGRWGLEHLNIDDARLKDMGYLGLMQNLKLSCRDHEGGGSARVQQWDGANWTLISDWIAADRALLRPLIDEKSAAFAKEKGLTPRTCTGDE, from the coding sequence ATGCGTGCATCCTTGAAACGTTCCCTGGTCGGCGCCGCCTTCGCGCTGGCCGCCCTGGCCGGTGCTGTGCCCCAGGCAAGCGCCTCGCCCGACCAGCAATTTATTCCCCTGGCCACCTACCGCGTCGGCGCCTACGCGTCCAGCGGCGTGCAGGTGTGGGCCGGGATGATCGACTACCTGCGTTATATCAACGAGGTTGAAGGCGGCATCAATGGGGTGAAACTGGTGTGGCAGGAATGCGAGACCGAGTGGACGGCAGAGAAGGGCATCGAGTGCTACGAGCGCTTCAAGAATGGCCTGGATGGCGCGCCGGTCGCGGTGTATCAACCCAATGGCGCACCGGCGGCGTATGCGCTGAGCGAGCGCGCCGAGGTCGACAAGATCCCGCTGATCACCCTCGGTTACGGCCGCACTGAAGCCACCGACGGCACCGTGTTCCCGTACAACTTCCCGGTGATGTTGACCTTCTACAGCGAGGCGTCGACATTGGTGAACTACATCGCCCAGCGCGAAGGCGGTTTCGACAAACTCAAGGGCAAGAAGATCGCCACGGTCTATCACGACTCGGCCTACGGGCGGGAAACCCTCGGCCCGTTGAAGCTGCTGGCAGAGAAATACGGCTTTGAAAACATCCAGATTCCGGTCGCCGATCCCGGCAACGAGCAGTCGGCGCAATGGCGCCAGGTGCGCCAGGCCAATCCGGATTGGGTGTTCCTGCGCACCTGGGGCGTGTCGACGCCGGTTGCGGTAAAGACCGCCGCGCGCTTTGGCTTCCCGGTCGACCACATCATCGGCGATATCTGGGCCAGTTCCAGCGAAGACGTGTTGCCTGCCGGCGCTGCTGCCAAAGGCTACCTGGCACTCACCCCATACCCGGCCGGCGCCGACTTCGAGATTCATAAACGCCTCAAGCAATACATCCTCGACAAGGGCCACAGCGACCTCAAAGACCTGAAAAACTTCGGCAGCGTGTACTACAACTCCGGTCTGGTGAACGCCGCCGTGGCGGTGGAAGCCATTCGCACCGGCCAGGCTAAATTCGGCAAACGGCCACTCAATGGCGAAGAAGGCCGTTGGGGCCTGGAGCATCTGAATATCGACGACGCGCGTTTGAAGGACATGGGCTACCTGGGCCTGATGCAGAACCTCAAGCTGTCGTGCCGCGACCACGAAGGCGGCGGTTCGGCGCGCGTGCAGCAGTGGGACGGTGCCAACTGGACGCTGATCAGCGACTGGATCGCCGCCGACCGCGCGTTGTTGCGCCCGTTGATCGATGAAAAGTCCGCCGCCTTCGCCAAGGAAAAAGGCCTGACGCCGCGCACCTGCACCGGGGATGAATAA
- a CDS encoding TolC family protein, with protein MNKGLLLLIFASLPTMAADVVINPSAPSTTRSGYDRSVSLKAQATNMTLGDAVYLGLRNNPAIRSAYLQRVAQKFDLRVAEDTFNPKLTLNSYYRQSRGTADNARNANLAPNATLLGEYGTRLSMAWTQQLNNADRAGRYRSDGLDLALIQPLMRGAGWDATTAPLRLSRLSEQANRLNLKATVAQTISQIIATYRELLRAQEQLSIVQDALKRSGTLLEVNKALISAGRMAEFEIVQTEADIATQQLGVEEAQNQLDTSRLALLRLLALDLSTPIRASEALEAKPMTIDKRQAFNLAQTQQPEYLAALLGSQQADLNLVIAKDSGRWQVDLVAGANQLRDAYNNDNGSSNNRSWNSYAGVQVQIPIGDISTRQAEVRARVNVEDQEIHITDARQELERSVNDVVRDLGTRWRQYEIAQRAVELSRRKIEIEREKLSAGRSTNFQVLSFETDLRNAENSQLNALIAYLNAQTQLDLTLGMTLESWEIALNDY; from the coding sequence ATGAATAAAGGGCTGCTGCTACTGATTTTCGCGAGCCTGCCGACCATGGCCGCCGACGTGGTGATCAACCCTTCGGCCCCCAGCACCACCCGCAGCGGTTATGACCGCAGTGTCTCGCTCAAAGCCCAGGCCACCAACATGACCCTGGGCGATGCGGTGTACCTGGGCTTGCGCAACAACCCGGCGATCCGCAGCGCGTACCTGCAGCGCGTTGCACAAAAATTCGACCTGCGCGTGGCCGAAGACACCTTCAACCCCAAGCTCACCCTCAACAGTTATTACCGCCAAAGTCGCGGTACCGCGGATAACGCCCGCAATGCCAACCTGGCGCCGAACGCCACCTTGCTCGGCGAATACGGCACCCGCCTGAGCATGGCCTGGACCCAGCAACTGAACAACGCCGACCGGGCCGGCCGCTACCGCAGCGACGGCCTCGACCTGGCGCTTATCCAGCCGCTGATGCGCGGTGCCGGCTGGGACGCCACCACCGCGCCGTTGCGCCTGTCACGCCTGTCGGAGCAGGCTAACCGCCTGAACCTCAAGGCCACCGTGGCGCAGACCATCAGCCAGATCATCGCCACCTACCGCGAGCTGCTGCGTGCCCAGGAGCAACTGAGCATCGTCCAGGACGCGCTCAAACGTTCCGGCACCTTGCTGGAAGTCAACAAGGCCTTGATCAGTGCTGGGCGCATGGCCGAGTTCGAAATCGTGCAGACCGAAGCCGACATTGCCACCCAGCAGCTCGGCGTGGAAGAAGCCCAGAACCAACTCGATACCAGCCGCCTGGCGCTGCTGCGCCTGCTGGCCCTGGACCTGTCGACGCCGATCCGCGCCAGCGAGGCCCTGGAGGCCAAGCCGATGACCATCGACAAGCGCCAGGCCTTCAACCTGGCGCAGACCCAGCAACCGGAATACCTCGCCGCCCTGCTCGGCAGCCAGCAGGCCGACCTCAACCTGGTGATCGCCAAGGATTCCGGGCGCTGGCAAGTCGACCTGGTGGCCGGGGCCAACCAGCTTCGCGATGCCTACAATAACGACAACGGCAGCAGCAATAACCGCTCGTGGAACAGCTATGCCGGGGTGCAGGTGCAAATCCCGATCGGCGACATCAGCACCCGCCAGGCCGAAGTGCGCGCACGGGTCAATGTGGAAGATCAGGAAATCCACATCACCGACGCGCGCCAGGAACTGGAACGCAGCGTCAACGACGTGGTGCGCGACCTCGGCACGCGCTGGCGCCAATATGAAATCGCCCAACGTGCGGTGGAATTGTCGCGGCGCAAGATTGAGATCGAGCGGGAAAAACTCAGCGCCGGGCGCTCCACCAACTTCCAGGTACTGAGTTTCGAGACCGACCTGCGCAACGCCGAAAATTCGCAGCTCAATGCGCTGATCGCTTATTTGAACGCCCAGACCCAGCTCGACTTGACGCTGGGCATGACGCTGGAAAGTTGGGAAATCGCCCTCAATGACTACTAA
- a CDS encoding integrase core domain-containing protein encodes MPWKELKPMDLKVMFVAEYLTGKHSLSQLCRDYEISRKTGYKWVERYKTEGPGGLDERSRRRHHQTYVVPLAVKQAIIELRSIGETIPGPKKIQSDLIKRFPGQDPPSKTTIYNILKAADLITPRPLRPRVAVYPKPLRKADVPNQLFSADYKGQYLTGAGVWCYPLTIMDHASRFLLACQSMPSTNFKETQETFERVFREYGLPERIRTDNGVPFASTGRGGLSQLSIWWLRLGIIPERIEPGRPDQNGRHERMHRTLKSTLPNPPAVAWESQQKHFDRFIRHYNYERGHEALSQKTPASCYSPSPRAYPEKLPEMGYASHIECYRTDSNGMIYRSGLRIYVGHLLKYQTIGMEMLSDDVWAVIFGPVILGQVDARHADKDGYISLKVLPM; translated from the coding sequence ATGCCCTGGAAAGAGCTGAAACCTATGGACCTCAAAGTGATGTTTGTCGCTGAATACCTGACTGGAAAACACAGCCTTAGTCAGCTATGTCGAGACTATGAAATCAGCCGAAAGACTGGCTATAAGTGGGTCGAGCGATACAAAACAGAAGGCCCCGGTGGGCTTGATGAGCGTAGTCGTCGTCGGCACCACCAGACTTATGTGGTGCCTTTGGCGGTAAAGCAGGCAATTATCGAACTTCGTTCTATAGGCGAGACAATCCCTGGTCCGAAAAAAATCCAGAGTGATTTGATAAAGCGTTTTCCGGGCCAGGATCCGCCCTCGAAAACGACTATTTATAACATCCTTAAAGCGGCTGATCTGATCACGCCGCGCCCCTTGCGGCCAAGAGTTGCTGTCTATCCAAAACCGTTACGTAAGGCAGATGTGCCTAATCAGCTTTTCAGTGCTGACTACAAAGGCCAGTACCTGACAGGCGCGGGCGTATGGTGTTATCCGCTAACAATCATGGATCATGCCAGTCGCTTCTTACTTGCCTGTCAGAGCATGCCCAGCACCAATTTCAAGGAGACCCAAGAGACGTTCGAACGGGTGTTTCGCGAGTATGGTTTGCCTGAGCGCATCCGTACTGACAACGGAGTGCCGTTTGCCAGCACAGGGCGCGGAGGGCTGTCACAGTTGTCGATCTGGTGGCTACGGCTGGGTATCATTCCTGAGCGTATCGAGCCCGGTCGGCCAGACCAAAATGGCCGGCACGAGCGTATGCACCGAACACTGAAAAGCACTTTGCCCAATCCACCTGCGGTTGCTTGGGAGTCTCAGCAGAAACACTTTGATCGTTTCATACGGCACTACAATTACGAGCGAGGGCATGAAGCGCTGAGCCAGAAAACACCGGCTTCATGCTATTCACCTTCACCTCGAGCCTATCCGGAGAAACTGCCGGAGATGGGTTATGCAAGTCATATTGAGTGTTACCGGACTGACTCAAACGGGATGATTTATCGGTCAGGTCTGCGGATTTATGTGGGGCATTTACTGAAATACCAGACTATTGGAATGGAGATGCTGAGCGACGATGTGTGGGCTGTTATTTTCGGCCCAGTGATCCTCGGACAAGTGGATGCGAGGCATGCAGACAAGGACGGCTATATTTCACTCAAAGTGTTACCTATGTGA
- a CDS encoding FAD/NAD(P)-binding protein: MTESIRNADVLIIGGGLSGTMLAVQLLRQPGQRHILVIEPRAELGRGEAYSAVELGHTLNGNAARMSVDPDNADDLTQWLIDYIGAGGWPESDQQHVPISELFPPRGIFGVYAQQRLAEAKALSASTVEHVRGEVIDLQVDEAATLLTLDNGQQLRGTYAVLATGMFPAARTPQTESSGLNAAAVDPWDVQAMTHIDPQSTVLIIGSGLTMVDAVVSLEQAGHRGPIEIFSRHGLLPHVRRQPPSWEDFLAADHSLRSPRQLLREVRRQCRIAQAQGIDWQAPLDTVRAHIGRLWSQADEREKRQFVRHVRPWWESHHHRSPPLSAQLVARLQAEGRLRIQAASFKGVVALDGGVTIRLRRRGEQAVTQVSGAALINSSGIEYDWRRVARPLPQQLLKRGLIRPGPLALGIAADVSGAVVDAEGNVSLRLFAMGPPLRGMWWESTAVTDVALQAKALALKLTKI; the protein is encoded by the coding sequence ATGACTGAATCCATCCGCAACGCTGATGTATTGATCATCGGCGGCGGCCTGAGCGGCACGATGTTGGCCGTGCAACTGCTGCGCCAGCCCGGGCAGCGGCACATCCTGGTGATTGAACCGCGCGCCGAACTCGGGCGCGGCGAGGCCTACAGCGCCGTTGAGCTGGGCCACACCTTGAACGGTAACGCCGCGCGCATGAGTGTGGACCCGGACAACGCCGATGACCTGACCCAGTGGCTCATCGACTACATCGGCGCCGGAGGTTGGCCGGAATCGGATCAGCAGCATGTGCCGATCAGTGAACTGTTCCCGCCGCGCGGGATTTTTGGCGTGTACGCGCAGCAGCGGCTGGCCGAAGCCAAGGCGCTGTCGGCATCCACCGTCGAGCATGTGCGTGGCGAAGTGATCGACCTGCAGGTGGACGAGGCAGCCACATTGCTTACCCTCGATAACGGCCAGCAACTGCGCGGCACTTACGCGGTGCTGGCCACCGGCATGTTCCCGGCGGCGCGTACACCGCAGACCGAGTCCAGCGGTTTGAACGCCGCCGCCGTGGACCCGTGGGATGTGCAGGCCATGACTCACATCGACCCGCAATCGACGGTGCTGATCATCGGTTCCGGGCTGACCATGGTCGATGCTGTGGTGTCGCTGGAGCAGGCGGGCCATCGTGGGCCCATCGAGATTTTCTCGCGGCACGGTCTGTTGCCGCATGTGCGTCGGCAGCCGCCAAGCTGGGAAGACTTTCTCGCCGCTGACCACAGCCTGCGCAGCCCAAGGCAACTGCTGCGCGAGGTGCGCCGCCAATGCCGGATCGCGCAGGCCCAGGGCATCGATTGGCAGGCGCCGCTGGACACCGTGCGCGCGCACATCGGCCGTTTGTGGAGCCAGGCCGACGAGCGTGAGAAGCGCCAGTTCGTGCGTCATGTACGGCCGTGGTGGGAGAGCCATCATCACCGTTCGCCGCCGTTGAGTGCGCAGTTGGTGGCGCGGTTGCAGGCTGAAGGGCGGTTGCGGATTCAGGCGGCGTCGTTCAAGGGGGTGGTGGCGTTGGACGGTGGTGTGACTATTCGCTTGCGGCGTCGTGGTGAGCAGGCGGTGACGCAGGTGTCGGGCGCGGCGCTGATCAATTCCAGCGGTATCGAATACGATTGGCGCCGGGTGGCCAGGCCGTTGCCGCAGCAGTTGCTCAAGCGTGGGTTGATCCGGCCGGGGCCGTTGGCGTTGGGGATTGCGGCGGATGTGTCGGGGGCGGTGGTGGATGCTGAGGGCAATGTCAGCCTGCGATTGTTTGCCATGGGGCCGCCGTTGCGGGGGATGTGGTGGGAGAGTACGGCTGTGACCGATGTGGCGCTGCAGGCGAAGGCGTTGGCTTTGAAACTGACGAAAATTTGA
- a CDS encoding ABC transporter permease codes for MSLRVEQNLSQLLHEAFVSLRTLGKRSVLALLGIVIGSSSVVALINIGHNAAVDAALIFKDMGTDTLIAQFPAKGSGNTPMRASLDLEAVRRAVPGIAHIGALSLFSGPIVFHGRSANANFVGATPDINDAMRLAVREGRFLSSFDAGETYGVIGDQVAQALGAPGDPLRLGDRIRINDYLFLVIGILHNQPRAMLMPVQANESLFIPAEGMRRIYPAPQIGNVIIRAAPGQDMEQIARDAAIALKSQLTDHDVDIQVPQQMIDGMTRQSRTFAYLLLALGAISLVGGGVGVMNVMLMNVSERRREIGIRMALGARQRDIRNLFLLEAVTLTAVGALCGAVLGMTAAWFYAWLSGWEFALAAAALPLGVGSTLLVGLFFGIYPAVSASRLQPVEALRDE; via the coding sequence ATGAGCCTGCGGGTTGAGCAGAACCTGAGCCAACTGCTGCACGAAGCGTTTGTGAGCCTGCGCACCCTGGGCAAACGCTCGGTCCTGGCGTTGCTGGGTATCGTGATCGGCAGTTCGTCGGTGGTGGCGCTGATCAATATCGGCCATAACGCCGCAGTGGATGCGGCGCTGATTTTCAAAGACATGGGCACCGACACGCTGATCGCCCAGTTCCCGGCCAAGGGCAGCGGCAACACACCGATGCGCGCCAGCCTCGACCTCGAGGCCGTGCGCCGAGCCGTACCGGGCATCGCCCATATCGGCGCACTCAGTTTGTTCAGCGGGCCCATCGTGTTCCATGGCCGCAGCGCCAACGCCAACTTTGTCGGCGCTACCCCGGACATCAATGACGCCATGCGCCTGGCCGTGCGCGAGGGGCGCTTTCTGTCGAGTTTCGACGCCGGCGAAACCTATGGCGTGATTGGCGACCAAGTCGCCCAAGCCCTGGGCGCGCCGGGCGACCCGCTGCGGCTGGGCGACCGCATCCGCATCAACGACTACCTGTTCCTGGTGATAGGCATTCTGCACAACCAGCCGCGCGCCATGCTGATGCCGGTGCAGGCCAACGAATCGCTGTTTATCCCCGCCGAAGGCATGCGCCGCATCTACCCCGCGCCGCAGATCGGCAACGTGATTATTCGCGCCGCCCCCGGCCAGGACATGGAGCAGATCGCCCGCGACGCCGCCATCGCCCTGAAAAGCCAACTCACCGACCACGATGTCGACATCCAGGTGCCCCAGCAAATGATCGATGGCATGACCCGGCAAAGCCGCACATTCGCCTACTTGCTGCTGGCCCTGGGCGCGATCTCGCTGGTGGGCGGCGGCGTCGGTGTGATGAACGTGATGCTGATGAATGTCTCGGAGCGCCGCCGTGAGATCGGCATCCGCATGGCCCTGGGTGCGCGCCAGCGCGATATCCGCAACCTGTTCCTGCTCGAAGCCGTGACCCTGACCGCCGTCGGCGCACTCTGCGGCGCGGTGCTGGGCATGACCGCCGCCTGGTTCTACGCCTGGCTGTCGGGCTGGGAATTCGCCCTGGCCGCCGCCGCGCTACCGTTGGGGGTCGGCAGCACGCTGCTGGTGGGCTTGTTCTTTGGCATCTACCCGGCGGTGTCGGCCTCGCGGCTGCAGCCAGTGGAGGCCTTGCGTGATGAATAA